One Staphylococcus ratti DNA segment encodes these proteins:
- the rplN gene encoding 50S ribosomal protein L14 — MIQQETRLKVADNSGAREVLTIKVLGGSGRKTANIGDVIVATVKNATPGGVVKKGDVVKAVVVRTKSGVRRKDGSYIKFDENACVIIRDDKGPRGTRIFGPVARELREGNFMKIVSLAPEVL; from the coding sequence ATGATCCAACAAGAAACACGTTTGAAAGTAGCAGACAACTCTGGTGCTCGTGAAGTACTTACAATCAAAGTATTAGGTGGATCTGGCCGTAAAACAGCTAACATCGGTGACGTTATCGTAGCAACTGTTAAAAATGCTACACCAGGAGGCGTTGTTAAGAAAGGCGATGTTGTTAAAGCTGTAGTGGTACGTACAAAATCAGGCGTACGTCGTAAAGACGGTTCTTACATCAAATTTGATGAAAATGCATGTGTTATCATTCGTGACGACAAAGGACCACGTGGTACACGTATCTTCGGTCCAGTAGCGCGTGAATTACGTGAAGGAAACTTTATGAAAATTGTTTCCCTTGCACCAGAAGTACTTTAA
- the rplP gene encoding 50S ribosomal protein L16 produces the protein MLLPKRVKYRRQHRPDTKGRSKGGNYVTFGEFGLQATTTSWITSRQIESARIAMTRYMKRGGKVWIKIFPHTPYTKKPLEVRMGAGKGAVEGWIAVVKPGRILFEVAGVSEEVAREALRLASHKLPVKTKFVKREELGGETNES, from the coding sequence ATGTTACTACCAAAGCGTGTAAAATATCGTCGTCAACATCGTCCTGACACTAAAGGTCGTTCAAAAGGCGGTAACTACGTAACATTTGGCGAATTTGGTTTACAAGCAACAACAACATCTTGGATCACTTCTCGTCAAATCGAATCAGCTCGTATCGCTATGACACGTTACATGAAACGTGGCGGGAAAGTTTGGATTAAAATCTTCCCTCATACACCATATACTAAAAAACCTTTAGAAGTACGTATGGGTGCTGGTAAAGGTGCGGTAGAAGGCTGGATCGCAGTTGTAAAACCAGGTCGTATTTTATTTGAAGTTGCAGGCGTATCTGAAGAAGTTGCGCGTGAAGCATTACGTTTAGCGAGCCACAAACTTCCAGTTAAAACGAAGTTTGTAAAACGTGAAGAATTGGGTGGTGAAACAAATGAAAGCTAA
- the rplX gene encoding 50S ribosomal protein L24 → MHIKKGDNVIVIAGKDKGKTGKVVATEPKKDRVVVEGVNVVKKHQKPTQINPEGGILETEAAIHVSNVQLLDPKTNKPTRVGYKFVDGKKVRIAKKSGEEIKSNK, encoded by the coding sequence ATGCATATCAAAAAAGGTGACAACGTAATCGTTATCGCAGGTAAAGACAAAGGTAAAACTGGTAAAGTTGTAGCAACTGAACCTAAAAAAGACCGTGTCGTTGTGGAAGGTGTAAACGTAGTTAAAAAGCACCAAAAACCAACTCAAATCAATCCTGAAGGTGGAATCTTAGAAACTGAAGCAGCTATTCATGTTTCTAACGTACAATTATTAGACCCTAAAACAAACAAACCTACACGTGTAGGCTACAAATTTGTTGATGGTAAAAAAGTAAGAATCGCTAAAAAATCAGGCGAAGAAATCAAGTCTAATAAATAA
- the rplE gene encoding 50S ribosomal protein L5, with the protein MNRLKEKFNTEVSENLVKKFNYSSVMEVPKIDKIVVNMGVGDAVQNSKVLDTAVEELTAITGQKPLITKAKKSVATFRLREGMPIGAKVTLRGERMYEFLDKLISVSLPRVRDFRGVSKNAFDGRGNYTLGVKEQLIFPEIDYDKVSKVRGMDIVIVTTANTDEEARELLTQFGMPFQK; encoded by the coding sequence TTGAACCGTTTAAAAGAAAAATTTAACACAGAAGTTAGTGAGAACTTAGTTAAAAAATTCAACTATAGCTCAGTAATGGAAGTACCAAAAATCGATAAAATCGTAGTCAACATGGGTGTTGGTGATGCAGTTCAAAACTCTAAAGTATTAGATACAGCAGTTGAGGAGTTAACAGCAATCACAGGTCAAAAACCTTTAATCACTAAAGCTAAAAAATCAGTTGCGACTTTCCGTTTACGTGAAGGTATGCCAATTGGTGCTAAAGTAACATTACGTGGTGAAAGAATGTATGAATTCTTAGATAAATTAATCTCTGTTTCATTACCACGTGTACGTGACTTCCGTGGTGTTTCTAAAAATGCATTTGATGGTCGCGGTAACTACACTTTAGGTGTTAAAGAACAATTAATTTTCCCTGAGATCGATTATGATAAAGTATCAAAAGTTCGAGGAATGGATATCGTTATCGTAACTACTGCTAACACTGACGAGGAAGCTCGTGAATTGTTAACACAATTCGGTATGCCATTTCAAAAATAA
- the rpsS gene encoding 30S ribosomal protein S19 — protein sequence MARSIKKGPFVDDHLMKKVEAQGDSEKKQVIKTWSRRSTIFPNFIGHTFAVYDGRKHVPVYVTEDMVGHKLGEFAPTRTFKGHAADDKKTRR from the coding sequence ATGGCTCGTAGTATTAAAAAGGGACCTTTCGTCGATGATCATTTAATGAAAAAAGTTGAAGCTCAAGGCGACAGCGAAAAGAAACAAGTAATCAAAACATGGTCACGTCGTTCAACAATTTTCCCAAACTTCATTGGACACACATTTGCAGTATATGATGGTCGCAAACACGTACCTGTATACGTAACTGAAGATATGGTTGGTCACAAATTAGGTGAATTTGCTCCAACACGTACTTTCAAAGGACACGCTGCAGACGACAAGAAAACAAGAAGATAA
- the rplB gene encoding 50S ribosomal protein L2 — MALKHYKPITNGRRNMTTLDFAEITESKPEKSLLQPLPKKAGRNNQGKLTVRHHGGGHKRQYRVIDFKRNKDGIAGKVDSIQYDPNRSANIALIVYADGEKRYIIAPKGLQVGQIIESGSEADIKVGNALQLKDIPVGTVIHNIELKPGRGGQIARSAGASAQVLGKEGKYVLVRLRSGEVRMILSTCRATVGQVGNLQHELVNVGKAGKSRWLGKRPTVRGSVMNPNDHPHGGGEGRAPIGRPSPMSPWGKPTLGKKTRRGKKHSDKLIVRRRKKK; from the coding sequence ATGGCATTAAAACATTATAAGCCAATTACAAATGGTCGTCGTAATATGACTACTTTAGATTTTGCTGAAATTACAGAATCTAAACCTGAAAAGTCATTATTACAACCGCTACCGAAAAAAGCGGGTCGTAACAACCAAGGTAAATTGACTGTACGTCATCATGGTGGCGGACACAAACGTCAATACCGTGTGATTGATTTCAAACGTAATAAAGATGGAATTGCTGGTAAAGTTGATTCTATCCAATATGATCCAAACAGATCAGCAAACATTGCATTAATCGTATACGCAGATGGTGAGAAACGTTACATCATCGCACCTAAAGGATTACAAGTAGGTCAAATTATTGAAAGTGGTTCTGAAGCTGACATCAAAGTTGGTAACGCACTTCAATTAAAAGACATTCCTGTAGGTACAGTAATTCACAATATCGAGTTAAAACCAGGTCGTGGCGGTCAAATCGCACGTTCAGCTGGTGCTAGTGCTCAAGTATTAGGTAAAGAAGGTAAATACGTTCTTGTAAGACTTCGTTCTGGTGAAGTACGTATGATTCTTTCAACTTGCCGTGCTACAGTTGGTCAAGTTGGTAACCTTCAACACGAACTTGTAAACGTTGGTAAAGCTGGTAAATCTAGATGGTTAGGTAAAAGACCTACTGTTCGTGGTTCTGTAATGAACCCTAACGATCACCCACACGGTGGTGGTGAAGGCCGTGCGCCAATCGGACGTCCATCTCCAATGTCACCTTGGGGTAAACCAACGCTTGGTAAGAAAACACGTCGTGGTAAGAAACATTCTGACAAACTTATCGTACGTAGACGTAAGAAAAAATAA
- the rplC gene encoding 50S ribosomal protein L3 — translation MTKGILGRKIGMTQVFGENGDLIPVTVVEAKGNLVLQKKTEEIDGYNAIQIGFDDKLAYKKDSKTNKYANKPAEGHAKKAGVAPKRFIREFRNIDTEAYEVGQEVSVDTFEAGDIIDVTGTSKGKGFQGAIKRHNQSRGPMSHGSHFHRAPGSIGMASDASRVFKGQKLPGRMGGNTVTVQNLEVVQVDTENNVILVKGNVPGPKKGFVQIQTAVKANK, via the coding sequence ATGACCAAAGGAATCTTAGGAAGAAAAATTGGAATGACACAAGTATTCGGTGAAAACGGAGACTTAATTCCAGTAACAGTAGTAGAAGCAAAAGGAAATTTAGTATTACAAAAGAAAACTGAAGAAATCGATGGCTACAACGCTATACAAATCGGTTTTGATGACAAATTAGCTTACAAAAAAGATAGCAAAACAAACAAATACGCAAACAAACCAGCTGAAGGTCATGCTAAAAAAGCTGGCGTTGCACCTAAGCGCTTCATTCGTGAATTCAGAAACATTGATACTGAAGCATACGAAGTAGGTCAAGAAGTCTCAGTAGATACATTCGAAGCAGGCGACATTATTGACGTAACAGGAACTTCAAAAGGTAAAGGCTTCCAAGGTGCGATTAAGCGTCACAACCAATCTCGCGGACCAATGTCACACGGTTCTCATTTCCACAGAGCACCAGGTTCAATCGGTATGGCGTCAGATGCGTCACGCGTATTTAAAGGACAAAAATTACCAGGCCGTATGGGCGGTAATACTGTCACTGTTCAAAACTTAGAAGTTGTTCAAGTAGACACGGAAAACAACGTGATTTTAGTTAAAGGTAACGTACCTGGACCTAAAAAAGGTTTTGTTCAAATCCAAACAGCAGTTAAAGCTAACAAATAA
- a CDS encoding NCS2 family permease, with protein sequence MKRYFRFDEHQTNYKREILGGLTTFLSMAYILAVNPQILSLAGVDGVPADQKMDQGAIFVATALAAFIGCLFMGIIARYPIALAPGMGLNAFFAFTVVLTMGIPWQTGLTGVLFSGFIFAILTATGLRETIINAIPFEMKMAVSSGIGLFITFVGLQSSGIITKQDATLVTLGKLTEPHVLLAVFGIIITIVLYAKKVPGAIFIGMVLTAIAGLVTHQIAPPSGVIGKVPSIAPTFGAAFEAFQDPAQLFTVQFLIVILTFLFIDFFDTAGTIVAVASQAGFMKNNRLPRAGRALFSDSLATMVGAVFGTTTTTSYIESTSGVAVGARTGFASIITGICFLLALFFSPLMAVVTPAVTTPALVVVGVLMASSLASISWKNFEVAVPAFVTIIMMPLSYSIATGIACGFIFYPITMVLTKRHREVHPIMYGLLAIFILYFIFVHG encoded by the coding sequence GTGAAGCGATACTTCCGTTTTGATGAACATCAAACGAATTATAAACGTGAAATCCTTGGTGGATTAACAACGTTTTTGTCTATGGCGTATATCTTAGCAGTGAACCCACAAATTTTAAGTTTAGCAGGTGTAGATGGGGTGCCTGCAGATCAAAAAATGGACCAAGGCGCTATCTTTGTAGCAACGGCACTAGCCGCTTTTATAGGTTGCTTATTTATGGGAATTATAGCGAGATATCCGATTGCACTAGCGCCAGGAATGGGACTGAATGCATTTTTTGCATTTACAGTTGTATTAACGATGGGAATCCCATGGCAAACAGGTTTGACTGGCGTACTTTTTTCAGGCTTTATATTTGCTATCTTAACAGCTACAGGGTTACGAGAAACGATAATTAATGCCATCCCTTTTGAAATGAAAATGGCCGTTTCTTCAGGGATAGGACTATTTATTACTTTTGTAGGTTTGCAAAGTTCAGGTATTATTACGAAACAAGATGCGACGCTCGTCACATTAGGTAAATTAACAGAACCACATGTATTATTAGCAGTCTTTGGTATTATTATTACGATTGTTTTATATGCTAAAAAGGTACCGGGCGCGATATTTATTGGAATGGTTTTAACAGCAATAGCTGGACTTGTAACACATCAAATTGCACCGCCGTCAGGTGTTATTGGTAAAGTACCTAGCATTGCGCCAACTTTTGGTGCCGCATTTGAAGCATTTCAAGATCCTGCACAACTTTTCACAGTACAATTTTTGATTGTTATTTTGACATTTTTATTCATTGATTTCTTTGATACAGCAGGTACGATTGTGGCAGTTGCCTCACAGGCTGGATTTATGAAGAATAATCGATTGCCTAGAGCAGGACGCGCACTATTCTCAGATTCATTGGCGACAATGGTTGGTGCTGTTTTCGGCACAACAACGACGACATCATATATTGAATCGACTTCTGGTGTAGCGGTAGGTGCGCGCACAGGTTTCGCAAGTATAATTACAGGTATCTGCTTTTTATTAGCGTTATTTTTTAGCCCGCTAATGGCAGTCGTAACACCAGCTGTAACGACACCAGCTTTAGTTGTTGTTGGTGTATTAATGGCATCAAGTTTAGCATCTATTAGTTGGAAGAATTTCGAAGTAGCAGTACCGGCATTTGTGACCATTATTATGATGCCATTATCTTATTCTATTGCAACAGGTATCGCATGCGGGTTCATTTTTTACCCAATTACAATGGTTTTAACGAAACGTCATAGAGAAGTCCATCCAATCATGTATGGTTTACTCGCAATATTCATTTTATATTTCATATTCGTGCACGGTTAA
- the rplD gene encoding 50S ribosomal protein L4 produces MANYDVLKVDGSKAGSVELSDAVFAIEPNNEVLFEAINLQRASLRQGTHAVKNRSAVRGGGRKPWRQKGTGRARQGTIRAPQWRGGGVVFGPTPRSYGYKMPKKMRRLALRSALSYKVQENGLKIVDNFNLDAPKTKDFKTTLTNLELPKKVLVVTLGEDVNVELSARNIPGVQITTPEGLNVLDLTHADSVLITEEAVKKVEEVLG; encoded by the coding sequence ATGGCAAATTATGATGTATTAAAAGTTGACGGATCTAAAGCTGGTTCAGTTGAACTTAGCGATGCAGTATTCGCAATCGAACCTAACAATGAAGTATTATTCGAAGCGATTAACTTACAACGCGCTTCATTACGCCAAGGAACACACGCGGTTAAAAATCGTTCAGCTGTTCGTGGTGGTGGACGTAAACCATGGAGACAAAAAGGTACTGGACGTGCGCGTCAAGGTACAATCCGTGCTCCACAATGGCGCGGTGGTGGCGTAGTATTTGGTCCAACACCAAGAAGCTACGGCTACAAAATGCCTAAAAAAATGCGTCGTTTAGCATTACGTTCTGCATTATCTTACAAAGTTCAAGAAAATGGACTTAAAATCGTTGATAACTTCAACTTAGACGCACCAAAAACAAAAGACTTCAAAACAACATTAACTAACTTAGAATTACCTAAGAAAGTTTTAGTTGTAACACTTGGTGAAGATGTAAACGTTGAATTATCTGCACGTAACATCCCTGGTGTTCAAATCACTACTCCTGAAGGATTAAACGTATTAGATTTAACACACGCTGACAGTGTTTTAATCACTGAAGAAGCAGTTAAAAAAGTTGAGGAGGTGCTCGGATAA
- the rpsJ gene encoding 30S ribosomal protein S10 — protein sequence MAKQKIRIRLKAYDHRVIDQSAEKIVETAKRSGADVSGPIPLPTEKSVYTIIRAVHKYKDSREQFEQRTHKRLIDIVNPTPKTVDALMGLNLPSGVDIEIKL from the coding sequence ATGGCAAAACAAAAAATCAGAATCAGATTAAAAGCTTATGATCACCGTGTAATCGATCAATCAGCTGAAAAAATTGTTGAAACTGCGAAACGTTCTGGTGCAGACGTATCAGGACCAATCCCATTACCAACAGAAAAATCAGTGTACACAATCATCCGTGCGGTGCATAAGTACAAAGATTCTCGTGAGCAATTCGAACAACGTACACACAAACGTTTAATCGACATTGTTAACCCTACACCAAAAACAGTAGATGCTTTAATGGGCTTAAACTTACCATCAGGTGTAGACATCGAAATTAAATTATAA
- the rplW gene encoding 50S ribosomal protein L23 yields the protein MEARDILKRPVITEKSSEAMAEDKYTFDVDVRANKTQVKTAVEEIFDVKVANVNIINYKPKKKRMGRYQGYTNKRRKAIVTLKEGQIDLFN from the coding sequence ATGGAAGCTAGAGACATTCTAAAGCGCCCCGTAATCACTGAAAAATCATCTGAAGCAATGGCTGAGGACAAATACACATTCGATGTAGATGTACGTGCTAACAAAACACAAGTTAAAACAGCTGTTGAAGAAATCTTCGATGTAAAAGTAGCGAATGTAAACATCATTAACTACAAACCTAAAAAGAAACGTATGGGCCGTTACCAAGGCTATACAAACAAACGCCGTAAAGCTATCGTAACTTTAAAAGAAGGTCAAATCGACTTATTCAACTAA
- a CDS encoding DNA topoisomerase III — protein sequence MKSLVLAEKPSVGRDIAKALNVTNAKNGYIENQHYIITWALGHLVTNATPEQYDKKYQQWRLEDLPIIPKYMKTVVIGKTRKQFNTVQHLLKRDDIKEVIIATDAGREGELVARLILDKVRIKKPLKRLWVSSVTTKAIQQGFRQLKDAKHYYPLYQAALARSEADWIVGINATRALTTRYDAQLSLGRVQTPTIKLIQQRQEEIKNFTPKAYYTLECTVGDARFKLEQQQREFDKKPLETIVSNMQHQLMKIVSVHEKEKKAYPGRLFNLTDLQQTAYQRYKIGAKQTLNALQSLYERHKVLTYPRTDSNYLTTDMVGTIKERIQATMATEYKAHAQTLVHKSYTAKHPCINNQKVSDHHAIIPTEVRPNMDDLGANEKKVYLLVAQRFLEVLSEPYRYIERRVTGQIGKHHFIYKNDETVQLGYKALNKEERHNEQRVTFTKDETKQISNVQIVTHQTTPPAYFNEGTLLKAMEHPEQFFKLDNKQSAETLKATGGIGTVATRADIIEKLFNMNAIESHDGKLKVTSKGAQILSLAPQALTSPMLTAEWEDKLLRIEKGQYKRQQFIEEMKQFTNNVIHTIKESDQKYKHDNLTSAECPTCGKFMLKVKTKNGSMLVCQDPSCKTKKDVKTQTKARCPQCKKRLTKFGTGPQATYRCVCGHTETQAQMNLRLKSKGKDKVSKRDMKKYMKEDDIDNNPFKDALKGLKL from the coding sequence ATGAAATCTTTAGTATTAGCAGAAAAACCATCAGTGGGTAGGGATATTGCTAAAGCATTAAATGTGACCAATGCTAAAAATGGTTACATTGAAAATCAACATTATATTATTACGTGGGCTTTAGGGCATTTAGTGACCAATGCTACACCAGAACAATACGATAAAAAGTACCAACAATGGCGTTTAGAAGATTTACCTATCATTCCTAAATATATGAAGACGGTCGTGATTGGTAAGACGAGAAAGCAATTTAATACGGTACAACATCTTTTGAAAAGAGATGATATTAAAGAAGTGATTATAGCGACAGATGCAGGTCGTGAAGGTGAATTGGTAGCAAGGCTCATCTTAGATAAAGTTCGTATTAAAAAACCGCTTAAACGTTTATGGGTTAGTTCTGTGACGACTAAAGCGATTCAGCAAGGGTTTCGACAGCTTAAAGATGCAAAGCATTATTACCCTTTATATCAAGCAGCTTTAGCTCGAAGTGAAGCTGACTGGATTGTCGGAATTAATGCCACACGTGCATTGACGACACGTTATGATGCGCAACTTTCTTTAGGACGTGTGCAAACGCCGACAATTAAACTCATTCAGCAAAGACAAGAAGAAATCAAAAATTTTACGCCTAAAGCCTACTATACGCTTGAATGTACCGTTGGAGATGCGCGTTTTAAGTTAGAACAACAACAACGTGAATTTGATAAAAAGCCGCTAGAAACTATCGTGTCAAACATGCAGCATCAATTGATGAAAATTGTCAGTGTGCATGAAAAAGAGAAAAAAGCGTATCCGGGACGTTTATTTAATTTAACAGATTTACAACAAACTGCATATCAACGGTACAAAATAGGGGCAAAACAGACTTTAAATGCGTTACAAAGTTTATACGAGCGCCATAAAGTGTTAACGTATCCGAGAACGGATTCAAATTATTTAACAACAGATATGGTTGGGACGATAAAAGAACGAATTCAGGCGACGATGGCCACAGAGTATAAAGCGCACGCGCAAACGCTTGTGCACAAATCATATACTGCTAAACATCCATGCATTAATAATCAAAAAGTATCTGATCACCATGCTATTATTCCTACAGAAGTACGACCGAATATGGATGATTTAGGAGCGAATGAAAAGAAGGTTTACCTCCTTGTTGCACAACGTTTTCTTGAAGTGTTATCTGAACCTTATCGTTACATCGAACGTCGCGTGACAGGACAAATCGGCAAACATCACTTCATCTATAAAAATGATGAAACGGTTCAGTTAGGTTATAAAGCGTTGAATAAAGAGGAGCGACATAATGAACAGCGAGTAACATTTACAAAAGATGAAACAAAACAAATTTCAAATGTGCAGATTGTTACGCATCAAACGACACCGCCTGCTTATTTTAATGAGGGGACGTTGCTGAAAGCTATGGAACACCCAGAGCAATTTTTCAAGCTGGATAATAAGCAGTCCGCTGAAACGCTCAAAGCGACAGGGGGCATCGGGACAGTTGCAACGCGCGCAGACATCATAGAAAAATTATTTAATATGAATGCGATTGAAAGTCATGACGGTAAATTGAAAGTAACTTCAAAAGGGGCTCAAATTTTATCATTGGCGCCTCAAGCGTTGACCTCTCCTATGCTTACTGCTGAATGGGAGGACAAGTTGCTTCGAATTGAAAAAGGACAATATAAACGTCAACAATTTATTGAAGAAATGAAACAGTTTACGAATAACGTGATTCATACTATTAAAGAAAGTGATCAAAAATATAAGCACGATAATTTAACATCAGCCGAATGTCCAACGTGTGGTAAATTTATGCTTAAAGTTAAAACAAAGAATGGTTCTATGCTTGTATGTCAAGATCCATCATGTAAGACAAAAAAAGACGTTAAAACACAGACTAAAGCGAGATGTCCGCAATGTAAGAAGCGGTTGACTAAATTTGGAACAGGTCCTCAAGCAACGTATCGCTGTGTATGTGGTCATACAGAAACACAAGCACAAATGAATCTACGCTTAAAATCAAAAGGTAAGGACAAAGTATCGAAACGTGATATGAAGAAGTATATGAAAGAAGATGACATTGACAACAATCCATTTAAAGATGCTTTAAAAGGATTGAAATTATGA
- a CDS encoding type Z 30S ribosomal protein S14: MAKKSMVAKQQKKQKFQVREYTRCERCGRPHSVYRKFKLCRICFRELAYKGQIPGVRKASW; encoded by the coding sequence GTGGCTAAAAAATCAATGGTTGCTAAGCAACAAAAGAAACAAAAGTTCCAAGTCCGTGAATATACACGTTGTGAACGTTGTGGTCGTCCACATTCTGTATATCGTAAATTCAAGCTTTGCCGTATTTGTTTCCGTGAATTAGCTTATAAAGGTCAAATTCCTGGCGTACGTAAAGCTAGCTGGTAA
- the rpsC gene encoding 30S ribosomal protein S3, which produces MGQKINPIGLRVGVIRDWEAKWFAEKDFASLLHEDLKIRKFIDNALKDAAVSHVDIERAANRINIAIHTGKPGMVIGKGGSEIEKLRNKLNQLTDKKVHINVVEIKKVDLNARLVAENIARQLENRASFRRVQKQAIGRAMKLGAKGIKTQVSGRLGGADIARAEQYSEGTVPLHTLRADIDYAHAEADTTYGKLGVKVWIYRGEVLPTKKNSEGGK; this is translated from the coding sequence GTGGGTCAAAAAATTAATCCAATCGGACTTCGTGTTGGTGTAATTCGCGACTGGGAAGCGAAATGGTTCGCTGAAAAAGATTTCGCATCATTATTACACGAAGACTTAAAAATTCGTAAATTTATTGATAATGCATTAAAAGATGCAGCAGTATCTCACGTAGATATCGAACGTGCTGCTAACCGCATTAACATCGCAATTCATACTGGTAAACCAGGTATGGTAATCGGTAAAGGCGGTTCAGAGATCGAAAAACTTCGTAACAAGTTAAACCAATTAACTGATAAAAAAGTACACATCAACGTTGTTGAAATCAAGAAAGTTGATTTAAACGCACGTTTAGTTGCTGAAAATATCGCACGTCAATTAGAAAACCGTGCATCATTCCGCCGTGTACAAAAACAAGCAATCGGAAGAGCTATGAAACTTGGTGCTAAAGGTATCAAAACTCAAGTATCAGGTCGTTTAGGTGGCGCTGACATCGCGCGTGCTGAACAATATTCTGAAGGAACTGTACCACTTCATACATTACGTGCAGACATCGACTATGCACATGCTGAAGCTGACACAACTTATGGTAAGTTAGGTGTTAAAGTATGGATCTATCGTGGTGAAGTTCTTCCTACTAAGAAAAATAGTGAAGGAGGAAAATAA
- the rpsH gene encoding 30S ribosomal protein S8, which yields MTLSDPIADMLTRVRNANMVRHEKLELPASNIKKEIAEILKKEGFIKNVEYIEDDKQGVIRLFLKYGSNNERVITGLKRISKPGLRVYAKANEVPKVLNGLGIALVSTSEGVITDKEARKRNVGGEVLAYIW from the coding sequence ATGACATTGTCAGATCCAATTGCAGATATGTTAACTCGTGTAAGAAACGCAAACATGGTGCGTCACGAAAAATTAGAATTACCTGCATCAAACATTAAAAAAGAAATCGCTGAAATCCTTAAAAAAGAAGGTTTCATTAAAAACGTTGAATATATCGAAGACGATAAACAAGGTGTTATTCGTTTATTCTTAAAATACGGTTCAAATAATGAACGCGTTATTACAGGTTTAAAACGTATTTCTAAGCCAGGTTTACGTGTTTACGCTAAAGCGAACGAAGTACCTAAAGTATTAAACGGTTTAGGTATCGCATTAGTTTCTACTTCAGAAGGTGTTATCACTGACAAAGAAGCTAGAAAACGTAATGTTGGTGGCGAAGTATTAGCTTACATTTGGTAA
- the rpsQ gene encoding 30S ribosomal protein S17: MSERNDRKVYVGKVVSDKMDKTVTVLVETYKTHKLYGKRVKYSKKYKTHDENNSAKLGDIVKIQETRPLSATKRFRLVEIVEESVII; this comes from the coding sequence GTGAGCGAAAGAAATGATCGTAAAGTTTACGTTGGTAAAGTAGTTTCAGACAAAATGGATAAAACAGTAACTGTTTTAGTTGAAACATACAAAACACACAAACTATATGGTAAACGTGTTAAATATTCTAAAAAATATAAAACACATGACGAAAACAATTCAGCTAAACTAGGAGATATCGTTAAAATTCAAGAAACTCGTCCTTTATCAGCGACAAAGCGTTTCCGTTTAGTAGAAATTGTCGAAGAATCAGTAATTATTTAA
- the rpmC gene encoding 50S ribosomal protein L29, producing the protein MKAKEIRDLTTSEIEEQIKSSKEELFNLRFQLATGQLEETARIKTVRKTIARLKTVARERELEQGKANQ; encoded by the coding sequence ATGAAAGCTAAGGAAATTAGAGACTTAACCACTTCAGAAATCGAAGAGCAAATCAAATCATCGAAAGAAGAGCTTTTTAACCTACGCTTTCAATTAGCTACAGGTCAATTAGAAGAGACGGCACGTATCAAGACAGTCAGAAAAACAATTGCACGTCTTAAAACTGTTGCACGTGAAAGAGAATTAGAACAAGGAAAAGCAAACCAATAA
- the rplV gene encoding 50S ribosomal protein L22 — protein sequence MEAKAVARTIRIAPRKVRLVLDLIRGKDVREAVAILKVTNKASSPVVEKLLMSALANAEHNYGMNTDELVVKEAYANEGPTLKRFRPRAQGRASAINKRTSHITIVVSDGKEEAQEA from the coding sequence ATGGAAGCAAAAGCGGTTGCTAGAACAATCAGAATCGCACCTCGTAAAGTTAGATTAGTATTAGATCTAATTAGAGGAAAAGACGTAAGAGAAGCAGTAGCTATTTTAAAAGTAACAAACAAAGCTTCTTCTCCAGTAGTAGAAAAATTATTAATGTCCGCTTTAGCTAATGCTGAGCACAACTATGGTATGAACACTGACGAATTAGTTGTAAAAGAAGCTTACGCTAATGAAGGACCAACATTAAAACGTTTCCGTCCACGTGCTCAAGGACGCGCTAGCGCAATTAACAAAAGAACAAGCCACATTACTATCGTAGTAAGTGATGGTAAAGAAGAAGCACAAGAAGCTTAA